The Chloroflexota bacterium DNA segment CCGCGCGACGCCGTAGGTGATCTTCCGAGTCACGAACTCCAGCCCGCGTCGGGGCGATTCGTGATTGAACAGGATGCCGGACGAGGCGTGCAGGTCGTAGCTCTCACGGTAGTTGACGGTGATCCAGTGTCCGTAGACTTTGGCGACGCCGTAGGGGCTGCGCGGGTAGAACGGCGTCGTCTCGCGCTGGGGCACCTCGCGCACCTTTCCGAACATCTCGGAGCTTGACGCCTGGTAGAAGCGGATGTCCGGATCCGCGATCCGGATCGCGTCGAGCATGCGGGTTACGCCGAGCGCCGTGACCTCGCCGGTGAAGACGGGCTGGGTCCACGAGGCCGGCACGAACGACTGCGCCGCGAGGTTGTAGACCTCGGTCGGGCGGTGCTCGCGCAGGGCGCTGACCAGCGACATCTCGTCCAGCAGATCGCCGCTCACGAAGGTCACGCGGTCCTGAATGTGGCTGATGCGCTCGAAGTTGACGGTGCTGGTGCGGCGCAGCAGCCCGATCACCTCGTAGCCCTGCTCCAGCAGCAGCTCGGCGAGGTAGGAGCCGTCTTGCCCGGTGATGCCGGTGATGAGGGCGCGTCGCTTCATAGTCTCTCCCGTCAGAACCGAAAGAACGGTCCAGGCTGATCGCTGAGATCAGCGTAGGCCTGACGGCGACGGATTGTCTGCTAGGCTGCTTAGCGTCAGGACGTCAATCGTCGGTGGCCGAGGCGCAGGACGATTGCATGATCTCTGGTGTTCCCGAAGACGGTGAATCGGGCGGTCAGGGACTGAAGTCCCCGCCTACCGTCATGCAGTCGCTGCGCGACGAAGGATCGGATCAACCATCGACACGCGAGACAGGAGCGTCGCAGAGCGACAGCATGATGGTAGGCGGGGACTTCAGTCCCCGACGAGGTCGCAGGACGTGCTTGTCATGCAATCGCCCTGGGCCGAGGCGGCCTGTCCCCTCCCCCTGAGTTTCTCGCTCAGCCCTTCGGCAGATTGCCGCTCGACCGTTCAGGCCGGGCGAGTGCGGCTTCCAGGTCGGCCGGGAAGCGCGCCAGCACCCAGGCGGCGTCGAGCGGCCGGCGTCGGTAGTCCTCGCCGCCGAATTTGACGTAATCGCGGGTCTTCACGTCCATCGGCAGGTTCGCTTCGATGGGGAAGTAGCGATTGTGGTGGTCAATCAGCTCGTTGATCTGGCTGAAGTCGATGCCGTCCACAACCCGCTGCCACTCGGCGGCGAACCGCCTGGCGTTGCCCCGCGCCTTGCGAGCCGCCGTGCGCCACGACAGTGCAAGCTGCTCGTCGGCGGCGTCGGTCAGCTCGTGGATGCGCTTCAGGCGGCGGGACCAGGCCGGCGCGCCGCCGACCGCCAGTGCCCGAACGCGGTCGTCCAGCGAGATCAGCGAGCTGGGGATGTGCTCGCTGAGGTTCGTGCCGTCACCCGGGGTGGGCGGCATCTCGGCGATGCGCGCCTCATCCTCGTGCTGCCTGCGCGAGAGCCGTCTCGAGATCCGTCCGCCGGTCAGCGGCCCGAACAACGCGCCCATGTCTTGCATGGACGGAGGATACCGCGACGGGGCAAATCCCGTCATGAGTATGCTGGGCCGCCGGATCCTACTTCGTGGCGATCACCAGCGTCTTGGCGATCTTGTCGTGCCAGCCCTGCTTGTTGCGGTCGAAGAGGATCCACAGGAAGCCCAGGTAGCACACAATCGCCGACACCCACTGCCCGACGATCTGGCGCAGCGCCATCCGCCAGAAGCCGACGGGTGCGCCGGTGTCGATCTTGATGACCTGCAGCCCCATCATCCACTTGCCGGGCGTCAGGCCGTAGGCCCACATCCCCAGCACGACCGCTGAGTAGGAGAAGAGTCCGGCGTAGGTCAGGATGCCCAGGAAGATGAGCACCGTCAGCATCAGGTCGCTCGGCATGCTCGGCAGGCTCGCCGAGGCGACCGACGACGCTGCCGCCACCGGGATCATGATGATCGCCGGCACGAGGCCGTCCAGCAGGATGGCGGCCAGCCGCTTCAGCGGGCTGCCCAAGGGCGGCTGGCCGTTCAGCTCCATCACGCGCACACTCCTCCAGCGCTCCACATCCACGGCAAGACGCCGTTCTCAGGGCGACCTGCCTGCAGGCAGAGGGTACACCACCGCCGTGCCCGCCGCATATGCAAACGGGCAGACGGTGGTGTGGTCGCTCGCAAATGTCGAGTCGCTGCAGGATGCGAGCAGCCAGGGGCCGGCGTCACCGAGCTGGCCCGCATCTCGGCTCAGGATGCGGGGTTCACTCAGGCACGATCTGGCCGACGCTAGCTGAGGTACACCTCCATGGTGGGCGCGCCGGCGGCCCAGGCCCCGCCCGAGTCGAGGAGCACCAGCCGCACCACGCCGGCCGGGTCCCGACGGATGTTCAGCGGGCGCGCGCCACCCTGACGCAGCAGGTCGGCCAGGCGCACCCGGGCGCGAGGCGTTGTCAGGTCGTCCACGAAGAGCGCCAGCACGAGACCGCCGTCCATCGGTGCGCTGCCACCGATCCGTACGCTGAGCCGCGAGAGCAGGTTGCTGCTGGCGAGCCGCGCTGGATGCTGCGTCGAGTCGAACAGCAGGGCCTCGCCGTTCACGAGCTGTGGCGTGCCCGCGAACACTGGCGCGGCCGGCGGCTGAGACTCGGAGACGCGGCGGCCGGGGCTTGCAGGCCCGTGCGGCGTGCCCCCATCCCTGCCGGATGCCGTCTTGCGGAGGCGGCCGGCCAGCGACCGGGCCGCGTCGAGCGGCGTACGAGCGAGCGCCGACATGTCTGGCAGGCTGCTTCCAGGGGCTGCACCCGGTGTCGGTGGCGACATCGGCGGGGGCGAGGACGCCGAGCGACTGACGGGGCTGTCGTCCGACGAATCGTACGAGACGGCTTCCTCCATCACCGCCCCGTCATCTACGTCGGGTGGTGCGGCGAACGTCACGGGCATCGGGGAGGCCCGCATCGCCATGAAAGCTGCGCCCCCGCCGCTCAGCGCGAGGCGGGGCATCAAGAAGCTCTCGGACCAACCGTGCGCCAGCGCGCTCGCCACCACGACCGTGCCGGCGACCTTCGCGCCCGCCTCAGCCCGCGTCGCCACGAATGAGGTGGCCGAGCTGGCGATGCCGTAGGCCAGCGACTCCCGCACCAGCAGGCTGCGGAGCGCATCCGTCAACTCGCCGCGCGCGTTCTCGGCGTAGACCGGTGCGGAGCCGGCCACGAGCGCGGCCGGGTCGTAGCCCAACTGCCGCAGGCGCTCCTCCTGCGCGATACCCGATGTCTGGATCAGTTCGATGTCGAGCACGCGACGCGCCCCGAAGAGGGCTGCGACGGCCGGCCTGGAGGCCGCGCCCTCAGATCGAGCGGTCTCGGCAAGCGGCTCGCCGTCAGCGAGCAGGCGCAGGTGTGGCGTCTCGCTGTGCCCGTGTTCCACTCGTCCTGCCACCCAGACCGCCCGGCCGGCCGGCAGATCGCCCAGGTCGATCTGGCTCATTCCGCGCGCCGGGTCCACCGTGACGCGCCGTCCGGCCGCCTGAACCGCCGTGCCGGCGACCTCGACGGTCAGGTTGCGGACGACCGGTGCGGCCCAGTCGGTCAGGATCTCGTCCAGCGCCGAGGCGATGTCGTTCTCGGCGGGGTTGCTGGTCAGGAAGCGGGCGATGCCGCCACCGCGCTCGGCAAGCTCGTTGGCGAGGCCGTCGTTCGGCGCGGCGTCGATGCAGAGGACGTCCACCCGGCGCCGGGCGACCTCGCCGGCCTCCCGCTCGACCAGCGCCAGAATCCGACCGGCGTCGCTGACCTGGGCGTCGGTGACGATCAGTACGTGCCGGGCGCGACCCTCTGCGTCGCGGGGCTGTCGGAGGGCCTGCTCCAGCGCCACACCAAGCTCAGTACCTCCGCTGTCGCGGTGGTTGACCAGAAACTCGCGCGCCTGCCGAACGGTGCGCTCGTCGCCGCGCACAGGTCCGCGCGCGAACCAGCGAGTCGTGGAGTGGAACAGGCCGAGGTTGAACGAGTCGGCGGGCGTCAGGCCGGCCAGCAGGTTCTGCACCGCCCAGTCGGCGGCCTCCCACTTCGGACCCTCCATCGAGCCGGAGTGGTCGATCAGCAGGATCAGCTCACGCGGCAGCAGGGCCGTGGCGGCCCCGGACGCCGGCGGGGAGACCAGTGCCAGGAAGCACGAGGCCTTGCCCTCGGGCAGGGCGTGCCGCAGCACCTGGAACGATGGCCGGCCGGCCTGTCGCCGCGGCTGCCAGGTCAGCACACAATCGCGGTCCGGGATCACCTCGCCGTCGCGCAGGCGGATGCGGAGCCGTCCCTCGCCAGCCTCAACGGCCAGCGGATGCGTCGGGCTGGCGACCTGTTCGGCGGCCTCAACGGTCAGGTCGAGTGCGAAGCGGTGACCGGGGTCGCGCAGGAGGGCGAACGGCTGCCCATCGGCTGCCGACGACCCGCGTTCGTCGCCGCGCACGTAGCGCGGCACGGTCGTCAGCGGGAGACGCAGGCTCCAGCCGTCGCCCTCGGCGTGCGCGAGCTGCGTGTAGGACGTGCGGACGGTCACGTCTTCTCCAGGCTTGACGCCCGTTACCTGGAGGGTGAAAACGTCTGGCGCCTCTCGGCTGAGCAGCGTCGCCTGTCGGCCCTCGTCACGGGCGCGCTTGTACGTCTCCTCGGCCTGCTGGCGCTCGGCAAGCTCGGCCTGGATGCTCGTCTCGCCGAACTGGACGCTGACGCCGGTGATGGCAGCGTCGCCGGGCAGCGGGAAGCGGTAGGCCGCCTCGATCGGCTCGGCGGACACCTCCGCGCCGAAGCGAAAGCGCTGCACGAGCTGGAGCGCGGCGACTGGCCCTGCGATCTCGCCAATCAGGTCGGTGCGCTGGAGAGGCACAAACTGGCGAAGCTGGCCGGTGGCGGAGTCTGGCCGATCTGGCCGGGGGATGATCTCCAGGACGGGGAAGCCGTCCGGACGGGCGTTCTCAAACGTGCGAGGATTGAACACCTGGGCCTCCACGGGCGTGTTGACGCACGGTGCTGGCCGCGCAAAAGACGATGGGTCTCGACAGTACGCCTGGCTACCCGCATGCCTGCGCTCTCACTGCGAGACGCCGGCCGCCGCCGAAAAGATCCAATTCCGGATCGTAGAGCAGCGCCCGCTGCAGGGCGCTGCAAGGAATGCACCTCGGCGGCCAGAATCTCGCAGGGATCAGGGACGCACCGAGATCAACATCGGGAGGTGGTCGGAGACCTCGACGTCCGGGACACGGAACGACGCAATGTCCAGTCCTGGCGTGGCGAACGCGAAGTTCGCGTGCTTCTGCTCCTGGGGGGTGCCGTAGTACGGATTCAGTTTACTGCGCGTCGTCTCGATGGCGTACTCGGCGATCAGGTTGCGCCGGCCGTACTCCAGGAGGCGCACGCTGAGCGTCTCGGCCAGCAGGTTGAAGTCGCCGACCAGTAGGGCGGGGCCGCTGTGGCGGTCCATGACGCGCCGAATCGCCCGGGACTGCTCCAGGCGTTCCTCGTTGTCGAGCTTCGTGCCCGGACGCGCCATGCCGTGAAAGTTCGCAATCAGGAAGCCGCCGCTCGGGCCCCTGACCCGGATCCACTGGAGCTTGCGCGCCGTTCTGAACACGCCCGGCACGGCGTCGAGCGTGTCGTCGTGCACGATGATCGGCTCGCAGCCCCGGTCGACGATCGGCAGACCTCGGCGGACAAAGGTCGCCAGCCCGAACGGAACGTGAATCGGTGGCAGACCGTCGGCGCGGGGCTGGTCCCACGACACCACGGTGTCGAAGCGGCCTTCGAACTCGTGAAGGGTGGTCGAGAGTTCGGCGTAGAGGTCCGTGCGAAAACCACAGTCGAGCGGTACATTGGCGGAGGCGTGTAGGATCTCCTGGAAGCAGAAGACATCGGTGGTGTCGGCCTGCTGGCGGAGGAACCACAGCAGCGGTTGCAACACTTTTCCGCCCCAGGTGTTGAGCGAGACGATCCGTAGAGGCTGCGCGTCGACCATCCTCGATCCGTCACAGTGGAGTTGTACGCTGGAGTGTGCGCCGGTCATCGTGGGGGAGCCTGACGCCTCACCAGAAGCGTACAGGAATACAGACGCGTCACAGATTTCGTGACCGAGCCGTGACCGGCAGGTTTTTGCGACACCGTTGTCAGAAGGCTCCGTTTACAGTTGTTGATGAGCGCGGTTCTGTCACGTTGGACGGACACGAAGCTGGCGCATCGGACGATGGGTAGGAGGTTCCGGAGATGCAAAGAGTGTGGCGAGCTTTGGCTGCGCTGCTCCTGCTCGGAGCGCCGGTGCTCTTGGCGCCGACGGGGATCGTGATGGCGGCCGGCGATCTTGCGCTGCAGGGAGCGAGCGTGCTCTCGCCGGCGGCCGGTATCAACAACGACGATCCGGACGAGCTGTGCCGGAGCGGCAACCCGCGCAAGCAGAAGAAGTGCCGCTACAACGGCTGGGACAACGACAACGCCTGGACGACGGGCGGCGGCCCGGACGCGCGCTCGATTGGCTCCGCGCGGAGCGGCCTGACTGTCGAGCTGTGGCGCTCGAATGAGTGGCCCAAGGCGAACTCCAACCTGACGCTGGCGGTGAAGGGGGATCAGGCCCCGATCTCGCAGGTGTCCTGGCGGGCGGTCGGTCCGACCGCCGACGATCCGGCTGGCGACGACATGGCCCATCGCGGTGAGCAGACCTACGATTGTGCCGGGGCTGTCCCGTGCGCGTTCGCCTGGAATGTCGTCCCGCGCTACTCAGGCTACTATGCCGTCTACGCGAAGGTTCGCGACACGTCCGGCAACGAAGCGGAGCTGGTCTGGAAGTTCACCGCCGACTAGCCTCGGCGCCGACCGTGCTTTGAGGATGCCGAGGCTCCAGGGGTCTCGGCATCTGGTCGCTGAGCGTACTCCGCGATAGATCCCGGGGTCCGGGACACAGGAGCGACAATGAAGTTCGGCCTCTTCGGCCTGCATCGCGGCGCGAACGCTGATCCCGACGTGCTTGCCCGTCGTGCACGGCTCGCGGAGGATGCCGGCTTCGAGTCCCTGTGGCTCGGCGACCACATCATGCTGCCGTTCGGCGCGCAGGCCCTCCCGACGTTGCCCGCCGATCAGCCGCGCCTTGAGGTGGTGGTGGCCCTCGGCTACCTTGCCGCCGTCACCTCGCGGGTCCGACTCGGTCTCGGCGTGATCGTGCTGCCGCAGCGCCAGCCGGTCCTGCTGGCGAAGCAGCTCACCACCGTTGACGTGCTCTCTCGCGGCCGGCTGATCTTCGGGATCGGTGTTGGCTACCTCGAACCAGAGCTGGAGTCGCTCGGCGCATCTCTGGCCGATCGAGGTGCGCGAACGGACGAGTACCTTGCCGCCATCCGCGCGATCTGGGCCGCCGATGCCCCGGACGTCGACGGTCGGTATGTGCGCTTCGCCTCGGTGATGCAGCGCCCGCTGCCAGTGCAGCGGCCACACCCGCCGATTGTCGTCGGTGGCAGCTCGAGGCCGGCCTATCGGCGTGCCATCCTCGCCGCCAACGGGTTCTACGGCTCGAACTATACGGTCGCGCAATCCGAGTCGGTGCTGCGCGAGATCCGGGCGTTGGCCGCGTCGCTGGATCGCCCGCCCGCTCTCGGCGACCTGGAGATCACCGTCACGCCAACAGAGCCGATGACCCTCGATCTTGCGCGCCAGTACGCGGCGCTTGGCGTGGACCGGCTGCTGCTCCAACCGCGCGATCTCGACGGTCCCGAGGTCGAAGCGCTGATCGCGATGGTCGGCGAGACCCTGGTCGGCCGGGCGTAGCGCCCCGATCCCCGGTGCCTTTCAGGATGGCAAGTCTGCTCGGGCCTCATCGAGCGTGGGCAGCGGTCGGCGCCAGAGCCACTCTATACGGAGACTGAGCCCAGGCAATACCGTCGATGTGTAGATGCCGGTTGGACTCGGCTCGATACGACGATACCGGCCATCTTCTTGGAGCACAAAGAATCGGGCCTCGTCGCGCAGTTCGTCGATGATCCAATACTCAGGAACGCCTGCCTGCTCGTATTCAAGAAGCTTGTCGCGACCATCCCGCACGATGCTGTCTGGCGAGACAATCTCCACCACCAGGTCAGCGGGACCATCGACATATGTGCGCTGAAGCCGATGGAGGTTCTGGTTTGCCACAAACAGCAGGTCAGGCTCACGTCCACTCGGGCGCGTTGGCAGGTGCATCAGCGTCGGTGGAAGGTAGAGGCGTCCCAGGCGAAATCGGTCGATGTATGTCCCCAGCCAGAGCGTGAGAAACGTCAGGATGTCCTGATGACCGAGGTTTGATGGCGACATCTCGACAATTTCTCCATCGACCCACTCGGCTCGTCGGTCCTCATCGAGCCAGTCGTGGAAATCTTCAAAAGACATCAGCGGCGGCTCGTAGCGGCTCGGAGATCGCCGCTCGTTGGAGTGAATCGCCACGGACAGACCTCCTCGACCGCGAACTGCTTCTCTGAAGCGTACCATGGGGCATGCCAGGGTCACACGACAAAGGTCGCGAGACCCGTACGTCTCGCGACCTCGTTCGTTCAGCTCTGGCAGTGTTGCTAGGAGAAGCCCGGCCGACAACCGGGTCTGATGAACGCGGTTTGCAGCGATCTGAGCTGCGGACTGCGTGACGTGGTTAGGGAGGATCGGAACGCGGTCGGAACGTTGTCGTGCCACCCGGAGGCGAGCGGGCCCGTCATGGCGACTCGGAGCAGCCCCAAGAGGCCCAGGCACAGCCCAACGGCAGGCAGATGCGGGTCGACGGGCAGTTGCTGGTGGCAGCGCGAGCAGGCTTGGCGGCACGCTCGGCCCGTCGTTGTTCAGCACGTACAGCCCGGCGAACGCCTCATCGTCGAACAACTCCCCACGCTGGCTCGCCAGCCACCCGTAGAAGCTGTCCCGTCCCACGAACGCCCTGTACACTGTGTCCGCCTCAAACAGCACATGCTGTGGCCCGCGCTTCCCGGCCTTTCCGCTTCCCTCACTCACCTGACCGGTTGCTTTATCCTACCCGGCCAGCACCCCGCCCCGGTAGCCTACCTTCCGGCCGGGCTTCCTCAAGCGCCGAGCCTGAACCGCCGTGTCACGCCGGCAGGTCGGCCAGCGCGTCCTCAAGGTCCGGCAGCGGCCATTGCCAGAGCCAGCTAACGCGAAGCTGCAGACTCGGCAGTACCGCCGACGTGTAGACGCCATCCGCAGAGGGTGCGATCAACGTGTACTGGCCCGCATCGTCCAGCACGTAAAACAGCGCTTCCGTCCGTGATTCGTCGATGATCCAGTATTCGGGAACACCAGCAGCCTCGTATTCGGCGAGCTTCTCCGTGCGGTCACGCCCCCGACTCTCCGGCGAGACTACCTCAATCGCGATGTCAGCCGGGCCGTCAAGATAGGTGTCCTTCACGCGGTCCAGATGTTCGTTCGCCACGAACAGGATGTCCGGCATCCGACCGCTGGGGCGAGATCGCAGCCGCATGATGAAGTTCGACGTGATGACGATGCCGAGCTTGTTCGGTCGGACACGCGACTTGATCAGGTCAGCAAGAAAGGCCGTCTGAAGTAGGTGGCGAATGTTCTCCGGTGACACGCTGATGAGCACTCCGTCGACCCACTCGGTTCGCCGTTCCTCCTTGTCCCAGCCGTCGTGAAACTCCTCCCAGGTCACGCGCGCTGGCGAGGGCGACGGAGATGGGCGGTCGGGGCCGGTCAGATCGACATTGAGCATGTTCGGGTTCCCTCCCGGGACGCTGGCTCGCCTATCAGCGTATCACGGCCTCGGCACAATCGGAAAAGCCATCAAGGGTCATGAGGCTCACCGCCCCATGACCCTTGAACCTGTGGCCTGAGTCCCGTGACTAGACGGCGACGGCCAGCATCCGGTCGATGGACAGCCGCGCCTTGTCGGCCATCTCTGGCTCGACCTCGACGGCCGGGGACATCTCCAGCAGCGTCCGGTGCAGCTTCCGCAGCGTGATCTGCTTCATATACGAGCAGACGGCGGCACGGTCGGCGGCCAGGAACCGCTTGTCGGGGATCTCCTTCTCCAGCCGATGGAGAATGCCGACCTCGGTCGCCACCAGGAACAGCTCCTTCGAGCTCTTCTTGGCATGATTCACCATGCCCTCGGTCGACAGAATGTAGGTCGAGTCGGCGGACAGCATGCCGGCCTGCTTGCCGTAGACGTACTGGCTGCTGCAGCCGCACTCTGGGTGCACCAGCAGATCGGCGTTCGAGTTCGCCTTGCGGTTGGCCTCGAGCTCGTCGGGGCGGATGCCGGCATGCACATGACACTCGCCCATCCAGATCTCCATGTTGTCCCGGCCGAGTGTCGCCTTGAGCCAGGTGCCGAGGAAGAAGTCCGGCAGGAAGAGGATCTTCTTCCAGGAAGGGATCGAGCGGACGATCGATTCGGCGTTGCCACTGGTGACGCAGTAGTCTGACTCCGCCTTCACGGCCGCCGTGGTGTTGACGTAGCTCACCACGACCGCGCCCGGATGCTCGGCCTTCCAGGCCCGCACCTGGTCCGCCGTGATCGAGTCCGCCAGCGAGCAGCCAGCCGTCGGATCGGGGATCAGGACCGTCTTCTCCATGTTGAGGATCTTGGCCGTCTCAGCCATGAAGTAGACGCCGCACATCACGATGACCTTCGAGTCCGTGCGCGCCGCCTCGCGCGCCAGTCCGAGCGAGTCGCCCACGAAATCAGCGACATCCTGTACCTCGGGCACCTGGTAGTTGTGCGCGAGAATGACGGCCTGTCGCTCGCGGGCCAGCTCGCGGACCTCACGGGACAGCCTGGCGCGCTCCGCATCGGACAGGGGCGGCTCGGCGCCGAAGCCGTTTGCCATCATCGGCAGTTCCAGGGTCACAGGACGACCTCCAGTGAGAAGTCCAGGGAGCCGGCCGAATGGGTCAGCGCCCCGAGTGAGGCGTAGTCGACGCCCGTGCGGGCGATGGCTGGCAAGGTGGCGTGAGTGACGCCGCCGGACGCTTCGAGCAGCACCCGGCCGGCCGCACGCTCGACGGCCTCGCGGAGGCGCGTCACGTCGCCGTCCCCGCCGACGAAGTTGTCGAGCAGGACCATGTCGGCGTTCGCCGCGATGGCCTCGTCAAGCTCGTCCAGGTTCGTCACTTCGATCTCGACGCGCTGACCGGGCGCTGCCCGGTCCTGTGCGCCACGCACGGCGGCGGTGATGCCGCCGGCCGCGCGAATGTGGTTCTCCTTGATCAAGAAGCCGTCGTCCAGGCCGGCCCGGTGGTTGCGACAACCGCCGACACGCACGGCGTACTTCTCCAGCACCCGTGCACCGGGGGTGGTCTTGCGGGTGTCCAGCACCTCGGCGCCGGTCCCTGCGACGGCTTCAGCGGCCCGCCGGCTGCTGGTGGCGACCCCGCTCAGCCGCTGCACGAAGTTCAGGGCCGTCCGCTCGCCGGTCAGGATCGAGCGGGCCGAGCCTTCGATCCGCGCGACCACCCGCCGACTGCCCCAGGAGCCTTCGTCGGCCAGTCGCGTGATGCGGACGGACGGATCGACCATCGCGAAGACGGCTTCCACCACCGGCAGCCCACACAGGATGCCGTCCTGCTTCTGGAGGATCTCGGCGACGGCCGTTGTCTCCGCTGCGACCGTCGCTTCGGTGGTGATGTCGCCCCGGCCCACATCTTCGGCGAGCGCCAGCTGGATGATCGCGGTCACGGCGTCGCTGCGCGGAAAGCTCGCAGCGGCCCCACGGCCGGCCTGGCTGACGACGCTCCCACGGTCCGCCGGGGCCGAGACGGCGGACACTGGGTTCGATACCCCGGGCGGGGTCATGAGGCTACCTCCGACGATCCCGGCCCGACCACGAGCCGGGGACTGCGCGAGCCGGCCGGGCCACCCTGCCAGCGCAGCTCGCGACGCCACGTACCGGACAGCGGTCCGGAGAACTGGTACAGTTCGCCCGGCCGACCCGGGCCTTCTGCCGCCGCGCGCTCGCCCGTCTGCACGAGCGCGCCGGTCGTGAACAGGGCGGCAAACGCCTTCTTGAAGTTGCTGGTGTTGAGGCGGACCAGCGACGGATCGAGGATCGCCGCGTAGACCGCGCGTAGCTCCGGCAGCGTGAATTTCTCTGGCAGAAGCTGGAACGCCACCCAGGAGTAGCGGACCTTGCTGCGGACGCGGTCAATCGCGACGCGGAGCATGTCTCCGTGGTCGAACGCCAGCTCTTCCCAGGGCAGCTCCGAGATCGGGAACCAGGCGATGCGGAGGACATCCGCTCCAGGCGCCAGCTCCAGGTGATCCGTCCGCACCAGGGCTGCGTGCGCCACCGAGACGACCCGCCCCCGCGAGTCGCGGTCCGGCCGTCCAAAGGTAGCCAGCTGCTCCAGGTACCAGTCTCGGGCGTCCAGGCCGGCCTTGCTCCGCAAGGCTCGGCGCGCGGCCTCGTCAAAAGTCTCATCCGAGCGCAGCAAGACGCCGGGCAACGACCAGTGCCCGCCAAATGCGGCGTCGCCGCGCTGGACGAGCAAGACCTGCCAGGCGCTGTCAACGCGTGCCGCGGCACGGACCGTGAAAAGGACCACGTCGACGGCCGCCACAACATTCGGGATGAGCTGGTCCGGCACCCACCGATCCTCAGAATAGAATCAACTCGATTCTATTCCCGTCCGGGCTAAATAGCAAGGAGCTTGACATCATCGTTTCTTTGAGCGCGCTTTCCGCAGATTGATGGGCACGTCACCGTGGACGAGTCCCCTAACCGCTGCGCTTTGCGTTTTGATAGCCAGCAAACGCGAGAACGGAGCGTCGGATGTCACCCCAACCGCATTCTCAGAGTCGAGAGGCGCTCATCGGCCGCCCACGCGACATCGCGTTCGCGCTCCCCAAGCACCTCTGCCTCGTGCCGCCCAGCCAGCGCGCTGAGCGCGCCCAGTGGACCACCGATCTCTGCGTCATCGACGACCGCGACTACTTGATTCGCGGCATCCTGGCCGTGCCGGTCCCAGAGGAGCAGGGCGAGTTTACCTGGGGCGTCTGGGCCCGCGTTGCTCGGGCAGACTTCGAGCAGTACGTGGACGCCTGGGAGAGCGACAGCGAGTTGCAGGTGCCGCTGTTCACTGGCCAGTTGTCTGGCGGGATCGAACCGTATACCGACGCCGACCGTCTCGACGTGGTCGTGCATCTCCAGGGCGGCGGCCTGCGGCCACGCTTCCTGGTGATCTCCGACCGGCACCCGCTGGGCCAGGATCAGCGGCACGGCATCACCACGGCTGAGGCCGACTCGATGATCGCGCACTATCGGCGGCAGGAACAGGCGGCTGAGTCCGCGCGGGCGACGCAGCCCGTGCGCCAGGAGCGCGGCCTGCGCCGGCTGATCCGAGGGCTGATCGGCTGGTTCGCCCCGTAGGCTCGCACTCGGGAACGTCCGCCGCCCTGCTCCGAAGCTGGTACACGTTGACAGCGTCTGAGACGGCCCGCTGA contains these protein-coding regions:
- the nadA gene encoding quinolinate synthase NadA, which translates into the protein MANGFGAEPPLSDAERARLSREVRELARERQAVILAHNYQVPEVQDVADFVGDSLGLAREAARTDSKVIVMCGVYFMAETAKILNMEKTVLIPDPTAGCSLADSITADQVRAWKAEHPGAVVVSYVNTTAAVKAESDYCVTSGNAESIVRSIPSWKKILFLPDFFLGTWLKATLGRDNMEIWMGECHVHAGIRPDELEANRKANSNADLLVHPECGCSSQYVYGKQAGMLSADSTYILSTEGMVNHAKKSSKELFLVATEVGILHRLEKEIPDKRFLAADRAAVCSYMKQITLRKLHRTLLEMSPAVEVEPEMADKARLSIDRMLAVAV
- a CDS encoding NUDIX hydrolase, which gives rise to MPDQLIPNVVAAVDVVLFTVRAAARVDSAWQVLLVQRGDAAFGGHWSLPGVLLRSDETFDEAARRALRSKAGLDARDWYLEQLATFGRPDRDSRGRVVSVAHAALVRTDHLELAPGADVLRIAWFPISELPWEELAFDHGDMLRVAIDRVRSKVRYSWVAFQLLPEKFTLPELRAVYAAILDPSLVRLNTSNFKKAFAALFTTGALVQTGERAAAEGPGRPGELYQFSGPLSGTWRRELRWQGGPAGSRSPRLVVGPGSSEVAS
- a CDS encoding DUF2199 domain-containing protein translates to MSPQPHSQSREALIGRPRDIAFALPKHLCLVPPSQRAERAQWTTDLCVIDDRDYLIRGILAVPVPEEQGEFTWGVWARVARADFEQYVDAWESDSELQVPLFTGQLSGGIEPYTDADRLDVVVHLQGGGLRPRFLVISDRHPLGQDQRHGITTAEADSMIAHYRRQEQAAESARATQPVRQERGLRRLIRGLIGWFAP
- the nadC gene encoding carboxylating nicotinate-nucleotide diphosphorylase; this encodes MTPPGVSNPVSAVSAPADRGSVVSQAGRGAAASFPRSDAVTAIIQLALAEDVGRGDITTEATVAAETTAVAEILQKQDGILCGLPVVEAVFAMVDPSVRITRLADEGSWGSRRVVARIEGSARSILTGERTALNFVQRLSGVATSSRRAAEAVAGTGAEVLDTRKTTPGARVLEKYAVRVGGCRNHRAGLDDGFLIKENHIRAAGGITAAVRGAQDRAAPGQRVEIEVTNLDELDEAIAANADMVLLDNFVGGDGDVTRLREAVERAAGRVLLEASGGVTHATLPAIARTGVDYASLGALTHSAGSLDFSLEVVL